The Paraflavitalea devenefica DNA segment GCAAAAACAGTGGCGGCAACTGCTGGCCCATGCTGGCAGGCATAGGCCCCTTGCTGGGCAATGGCGTATGCGGCTATTTTGTGCGGGATGCCCGTGTTACCAGCATCCGCTACCAGGATGGCGTAGCGCTGCACAACAATACACCGATGTGCAAAACCAGTAAATCAGTGACACTGGCCGATCACCAGCGGCAGCAAATGGTGGTGCTTACAGGTCCTAAAACCTCCAGCTCCGGGGAGATCCTGGCCCTGGCCTTTAAAGGCATGCCCCACGCCCGGCTGATGGGCGAACCTACAGCGGGCCTCACCACTGCCAATACTACTTATGATCTCTATGATGGCTCCACACTGGTATTGACCATTTGCCGCGAAGCTGACAGACATGGCAATATCTGCGAAGGCCGGATCGTACCCCACGATATTATTAAACCCGATCCCCTGCACAAAGAGGAAGACGTGGTAAAAAACAATGCCCTGATGTGGCTGCAGAGTTTGTAAATGAAGTCAGAAGTCTGACGTTTGAAGTCTGAGATTTGGATTCGGAACAATCTGAGACTGCATTTTCGGGCTTCTGACTTCAGACGTCAGACTTCAGGCTTCCAATTTCTTCGTAACTTTTAGGAAATTTAACCTATGGCGCAAAGCAGGCATCGTCACAAGCACGCGCATCATCATGCGCACCCTACTCATCCAACAACGGGACCAAAGCAATCAACACAGCGCAAAGCCGTAAAAATTATGATGATCTTTATGGGCGTATTGGGACTCTTTGTGGCGTATGTATCTGCAGGGCCCGATTTATTATGGCTTGTTGCAGGCGTGGTAGCTGGTGTAGCGGCAGGCTTTTTCGTAGGACGCAGTATGGACAATGCAGCGATAGCAAATAAAAAAAAGTGACACCCCCTTCACAAGGTATCACTTTCTTATAAACGATAGCAGGCAAGCATTTTAATTATCGAGAGAAGCGAAATAAAATCCTTCTTCGCTTAGCACATATTCGTTGGGTATAAAACGTAACAGCGATTCCCTCACCATTTCTTCTGCAGCCTGTTGATAGCGGGAGCCCACTTCCGGTGTTTTCAGGGCAAACTTCCAGCTTTGTATCTTTAGAATCGCAATTTTACTGGCATGAATCGTATGGTTTTCCAATAACCTGAATTTCTCTGCCAGGTAATCCTGGTCATTTTGGATGTTGGGGTTCATAGGGATTGAATGAGTGTTAATCAAATAGCCTAACCATTTAAATTAACGCCCGTTTAATATGAAAATTGTGCCCCGCCGGAGAAAATATAAAACCTTCATTATGAACAATGTTTCCACCTCCTGGTACAATCAATCAGCCGCCGAATTGTCAAAATTGCTGGAAGTTTCGGCCAATGGATTAGCAGCGCAGGAGGCGGCGGCCAGAAAGGAAAAATACGGCGCCAATACCCTCCCCCAGGCCAAAGCCAAGAGTATCTTTGTCATCTTCCTCACCCAGTTCCTCAGTCCACTCATCTATGTGTTGATCGGCGCCGGCATCCTGTCGGTCATAGCCGGGGAGACCAGTGATGCTATTTTTATCGCCGCTATTATTGTGATCAATGCTATCCTGGGTGCCTGGCAGGAATGGCAGGCTGAGAACAGCGCTGCTGCCCTGAAAAACCTGGTGACGGTAAAAGCAAAAATAAAACGGGATGGAAAAGTGCAGGAAGTAGCTGCAACAGACATTGTACCGGGCGATGTGGTATTGCTGGAATCTGGTGTGAAAGTACCGGCCGACCTCCGGCTGATAGAAGCTGAAGAACTCAGTGTGGAAGAAGCCCTGCTCACAGGCGAGTCGCAACCGGTGATCAAAACCACCGGTCCATTGCCTGACAAGGACCTGTCGCTGGGCGATCAAACCAATATGGCCTTTACCGCCACCACCGTGCTCAAGGGCCGCGGCTGGGGTTATGCAGTGGCTACTGCAAAAGATACCGAAATCGGTAAAATAGCGGGCTCGCTCTCCGAAGCCAAAGCAGAAAAGCCACCACTCCTGCAACGCATGGATGTTTTTTCCCGGAAGATCAGCCTTGCCGTAGTGGTCGTATGCGTGCTGCTGGGACTGATTGGCTGGTACCGGGGTATGCCGGCGATGGAGATATTTTTCCTGATGATCGCTGTAGGTGTATCAGCCATTCCCGAAGGATTACCGGTAGCGTTAACAGTAGCATTGTCTATCGGTACCCGCCGCATGGCCAAACGGAATGTGATCGTACGCAGGCTGCCTGCTGTGGAAGGGCTGGGCAGTTGTACTATGATCGCCTCCGATAAAACAGGTACGCTCACGATGGACCAACAATCTGTAAAAAAGATCGTGCTGCCGGAAGGACTTGTTTTTACAGTTACAGGTGAAGGGTATGATGGCGACGGCACGATCAAAGACAGCCAGGAGCAGGACATCGCAGCATTACCGGAAACCTTGCACCGGTTTATCCAGGCGGCGGTACTTTCCAATGAAGGCGTACTGAACAGGAATCGGGAGAAGTGGGAATATACAGGCGATGCAGTGGATGTAGCGCTGCTGGCAATAGCCTGGAAAGCCGGAAAGTCGCCGGACGATTTTAAAAAAGATATTGAGATAGTACAGATGGTGCCTTATGAATCAGAGAATAAGTTCTCAGGCATATACTACAAACACAATGGTGAGCTGTTCTTTGCCATGAAAGGCGCCCTGGAAATCGTGGCGAAGAAGCTACCTGAAGAAAACTACCAGCAGGCCCATGCAGCATCAGAGAAGATGGCGGCAGATGGTTACCGGGTATTGTCGTTTGCAGCAGGTAAAGTAACTGATACAACGCTGGAACAACTGCCCACCTTGCAATGGATCGGACTGGCCGGGTTGATAGATCCGTTAAGACCTGAGGCCATCAGCGCGGTGAAAGAATGCGGAGAAGCCGGTGTGTCGGTAGTGATGGTGACAGGTGATCACCCTGCTACTGCCCTGTTCATCGCCAAAGAACTGGGCATTGCAGAAAAGAAGGAGCAGGTAATCACGGGAAAAGAGTTGGGCGCCCTGGAACAACAGAACGGGGGGCGCATTGATGAACATTTAAAGAGTAAAAAGGTCTATGCCCGGGTCAATCCCCTGCAGAAAAAGCAGATCGTGGAGAGCATGAAAAACCAGGGGCATTTCGTAGCCGTTACCGGTGATGGCGCCAATGATGCACCAGCCTTGAAAGCAGCCCATATTGGCATTGCCATGGGCAGCGGGACCGACCTGGCCAAAGAAACCGCCTCCATTATTGTAACAGACAACAATTTTGCCTCCATCACCGCCGGCGTGGAAGAAGGACGCTTTACTTATGAGAACCTGCGTAAGATCATTTACCTGCTCATTTCAACCGGGGTGGCGGAAATATTACTGGTGGCTATCCCGCTGGTGATGGGCATGCCCATTCCTTTCCTGGCTGTACAGTTGTTGTGGCTCAACCTCGTAACAAACGGCATACAGGAAATTGCCCTGGCCTTTGAAAAAGGCGATCTGGCAGTTATGAAACAACCACCACGCAAGCCTGCGGAAAGCATTTTCGACAGGCTGATGTTGCAACAGGTTTTTACTTCCGCGGCTGTCATGACGGTGATCACTTTCAGCACCTGGTATTACCTGATCGAAATACAAGGGATGGAAGCTACCCACGCACGTACGGATGTGATGATGCTGATGGTACTGTTGCAGAATTTTCATGTGCTCAACTGCCGCTCCGAAATCCGGTCCTTATTTACCATCCCATTTTCCAATAATAAGCTGATCCTGGTAGGCGTGTTGCTGGCCCAGGGCGTGCATATCCTGGCGGCTTACATACCGGGCCTGAACAGCACCCTTCAACTGGAACCGGTGCGCATGAATGAATGGCTTATTTTGCTCGCCCTTGCGGGCAGTATTGTGCTGGTGATGGAGCTGTTTAAATGGATAAAGAGAAGGCATAAAGGCAACGAGGCAACAAGGCAGTAAGATAAGAAGTTTGTTTTTTGCTAAATGCTTATAGATAGGTATCTTGAGCCTTTGGAGGAGAAAACAGAATAGAAAGTTAAGAAAGCGCTTCCGTTTATAAAAAAGTGCCCCCTGTTTTGTTTGGAACCATCTAAAACTAATACATTTATGCCGCTTTTTTACACTAATTATTTAAACTTGCTATATGGGCGATCTGCAGATTAAAAAGAATGCAAAGCAGTATGATGTGGTGATTGTAGGTTCAGGCGCCGGCGGCGGTATGGCTACTTATATCCTGGCCAATGCAGGATTAAAAGTATGCCTTATAGAGGCGGGACCTATGTATGACCCCCGGACGAATGTCACGCAATTCAAGAACCCCTGGGATTCTCCCCGCCGTGGAGCCAGTACCAAATTCCGTCCTTTTGGAGATTTTGACGCCTGTTACTGGGGTTGGGAAATTGACGGAGAACCTTATACTAAAGCCAATGGCACCCAATGGGACTGGTGGCGCGCCCGTATGCTGGGTGGACGTACCAATCACTGGGGGCGCATCTCCCTCCGCTTTGGCCCCAAAGATTTTAAACGCAAAAGTATTGATGGCCTGGGTGAAGACTGGCCCATCGGGTATGAGGATATCAAACCTTTTTATGACCGTGTAGACAAACTGATTGGCGTATTTGGCACCAATGAAGGGCTGGAAAATGATCCCGATGGTATCTTCCTGCCGCCTCCCAAACCACGCCTGCATGAGCTGATGATCAAGAAAGCAGGAACTGCAGCTGGTGTGCCGGTAATCCCTTCCCGCTTGTCTATCCTTACCAAGGCGCTCCCGGGCAATAAGGACCGTGGGGAATGTATTTTCTGCGCCCAGTGCGGCAGGGCCTGCTCCTATGCCTATGCCGACTTCTCTTCTTCTTCTGTACTGATCAAACCCGCCCTGGCTACGGGCAATGTAGATGTTGTATGTGATGCTATGGCGCGTGAAGTACTGACCGACCGTGAAGGAAAAGCCACTGGTGTTTCTTATGTGAATAAGAATGATATGAATGAATACCAGGTGAATGGCCGCGTAGTGATCCTTGCTGCCAGCGCCTGTGAAAGTGCCCGTTTATTGCTGAACTCCAAATCGGCCCGCCACCCCAATGGACTGGCCAACAGCAGTGATGTAGTCGGTAAATACCTGCATGATTCCACCGGTACCGCCATGGGGGGCGTATTGCCACAGCTCTTTGGCCGCAAGCGGTACAATGAAGATGGCGTAGGCGGCATGCACGTATATTCTCCCTGGTGGGGCGATAATAAGAAACTCGATTTCCCCCGTGGTTACCATATTGAATACTGGGGAGGCATGGGCCAGCCTGCCTATGGCGTTGGCTGGGGCACTGAGGGTATGAATGGTAAGTTCGCTGTAAACGGACAAAAGAAAGAGGCCGGAGGTTATGGTAAATCGCTGAAAGAAGATATCCGTTTCTTCTATGGAGCAAGCGTTGGCATGGCAGGCCGTGGTGAAGCACTCTCTTTGGAAAGCAACTACTGCGCTATTGACCCCAATGTAGTAGACAAATACGGTATCCCTGTTTTGAAGTTCAACGTGAAGTGGTCTGACCATGAGATCAAACAGGTAAAGCACATGAAGGAAACCTTCCGCGAGATCATGCACAATATGGGTGCAGTCATTACCTGGGGCGATGATGGTACCGCCGAAAATAACTATGGCATCGATACACCGGGTAAGATCATTCATGAAGCTGGTACCGTACGGATGGGCAATGATGCCAAACGTGCGGCCCTCAACAAATGGAGCCAGGCGCATGATTGTAAGAACCTGTTCTGTGTGGATGGCGGTCAGTTTGTTTCACAGGCCGATAAAAATATCACCTGGACCATCCTGGCGCTTTCCATGAGAGCCAGTGAGTATATCATTGATGAAATGAAGAAACAGAATTTATAGAATACAGTATCCAGAATCCAGAATTCAGCATTAAACATATGGACAGAAGAAAATCCCTCAAGGCATTGGCATTAGGAACGCTTTCAGCAGGTGTATTGCTGGAAGCCTGTAAAGATGGCGATGCCGATAAAAAAGCCGCGGAGGCCAAAGCCGCCACGCCGGCATCAGCGATTGACCGTATGAAAGAGGAAGAGGCGCATTACAAAGCTGTTACCGCCCAAACCTTCTTCACACCGGCAGAAATGGCTACCATTACCATCCTGGGCGATATCATCATCCCGAAGGATGAGGTTAGCGGCAGCGCTTCTGATGCCAAGGTGCCCGAGTTTATTGAATTTATTGTGAAAGACATGCCGGAGCACCAGATACCCATGCGGGGTGGTCTGCGCTGGCTGGACATACAATGTCTGAAGCGCTATGAAAAAGCCTTCAAGGATTGCAGTCAGCAGCAGCAAATGGAAATGGTGGATGAGATCGCGTGGCCTGCCAAAGCCAAACCCGACATGGCGCAGGGTGTTGCTTTCTTCAACCTGATGCGCAACCTTACCGCCACCGGCTTTTATACTTCCGAGATCGGGGTAAAAGACATTGGCTATGCCGGCAACAAACCCAATAAATGGAATGGCGTGCCGGAAGATGTATTGAAACAATACAACCTGGCCTATACAGAGAAAGAAATAAAGGAGTGCGCCAGCTACACCTGATAAGACTTAGCTCGTAACAAAAAGTTCCCGGTAACTGCTCAGTGTGCCGGGATCTTTCTTTTTATCTACCGCCTAAAGGTTTCTTCTTATTCCGGTGTTAATAATCCGCTTGTTATTTCAAAAAATAAGCATCTGTTTGTACATTTGCGTCACGGAAAAAAGGAATTTAATCGTAGCGTATTACTGGCCAATCCTCTTTTATATACACCCGGTACAGTTAATCGTTGTTTCCATTAATATTATCCCCAGGGATATGGCTTTTATACAGGGTATTGTTATACCCGTGCCTACTCCCCCACCCGATGTAACTGTTGTTTAATCTGTTTCTGAAGAAGCATGATACGCTTTGCTTTTTGCCGGTAGTCTTTACACTGCTGTGGTGAGATCTTTTTCATTGATCAAAAAATAAAACTATGTGCCATAAAACTCATTATATTATTAGGTCATTATTTGTTTCTTTTATGTTATTATCCGCTACATTGGTGATGGGCCAGCAGGTCAATGATGGCATAAAAAGCCGGTAGCCCTGGTAAAATAGTGGCAGACGGTTTGGCAACCAATAAGAACAGGTCTGCTTTTTTACGAGTCCCCCTTGTGCTGCTGCATCAGTACCTGGGGGCTCGTTGTTTTTGGTTGTCAACCACTTATTTAAAGCCTCCAATATGGCCCTTTCAGCTTATCTTTGCGCGCTGAAAATTAAAATAATATGGCTTTACAAGCAGGTATCGTAGGACTGCCGAATGTAGGAAAATCAACATTGTTCAATGCGGTGAGCAATAGCGCCAAAGCACAGGCCAGCAATTACCGTTTTTGCACCATCGAGCCCAATGTGGGACTGGTAGATGTGCCCGATGCGCGGCTTGATAAGCTGGCCGAGCTGGTACTACCCAACCGTACCGTACCTACCCAGATAGAGATCGTAGACATTGCCGGACTGGTGCGTGGCGCCAGCAAAGGAGAAGGTCTGGGCAACCAGTTCCTGGGCAATATCCGCGAGGTGGACGCCATCATCCACGTGATCCGTTGTTTTGAAGATGATAATGTACTGCGCGATGAAGGCGCTATTAATCCCATCAGCGATAAAGAGATCATCGATACAGAACTGCAGTTGAAAGACCTGGACAGTGTGGAGCGTAAGATCGGCCGCGTGGAGAAAGCCGCCCGTACCGATCCCAAGATGAAGGCTGAACTGGATGTGCTGGTGCGTTGCAAAGAGTACCTGCAGCAGGGAAAGAGCATCCGCGCCCTGGGCCTCTCCAAAGAAGAGCGCGCTGCCATTGCTGACATGTTCCTGCTTACCGAAAAGCCGGTATTATATGTAGCCAATGTGGATGAAGCCTCCATGCACACCGGCAATAAATATTCCGAAGCATTGGCAAAAATGGCCAAAGAAGAAGGCGCCGGGATCATTATTATGAACAACAACATTGAAGCGCAGATCGCTGAAATGGAAGATCCTGCCGACCGCCAGTTGTTCATGGAAGAATACAAGATGACCGAGCCGGCCCTGAACCGCCTCATCACCTCAGCCTATAAACTGCTCAACCTGTATACCTATTTCACAGCCGGCGTACAGGAAGTGCGCGCCTGGACCATTCACCAGGGATGGAAAGCGCCACAGGCAGCCGGTGTGATCCATACCGACTTTGAAAAAGGCTTTATCAAAGCGG contains these protein-coding regions:
- a CDS encoding cation-translocating P-type ATPase codes for the protein MNNVSTSWYNQSAAELSKLLEVSANGLAAQEAAARKEKYGANTLPQAKAKSIFVIFLTQFLSPLIYVLIGAGILSVIAGETSDAIFIAAIIVINAILGAWQEWQAENSAAALKNLVTVKAKIKRDGKVQEVAATDIVPGDVVLLESGVKVPADLRLIEAEELSVEEALLTGESQPVIKTTGPLPDKDLSLGDQTNMAFTATTVLKGRGWGYAVATAKDTEIGKIAGSLSEAKAEKPPLLQRMDVFSRKISLAVVVVCVLLGLIGWYRGMPAMEIFFLMIAVGVSAIPEGLPVALTVALSIGTRRMAKRNVIVRRLPAVEGLGSCTMIASDKTGTLTMDQQSVKKIVLPEGLVFTVTGEGYDGDGTIKDSQEQDIAALPETLHRFIQAAVLSNEGVLNRNREKWEYTGDAVDVALLAIAWKAGKSPDDFKKDIEIVQMVPYESENKFSGIYYKHNGELFFAMKGALEIVAKKLPEENYQQAHAASEKMAADGYRVLSFAAGKVTDTTLEQLPTLQWIGLAGLIDPLRPEAISAVKECGEAGVSVVMVTGDHPATALFIAKELGIAEKKEQVITGKELGALEQQNGGRIDEHLKSKKVYARVNPLQKKQIVESMKNQGHFVAVTGDGANDAPALKAAHIGIAMGSGTDLAKETASIIVTDNNFASITAGVEEGRFTYENLRKIIYLLISTGVAEILLVAIPLVMGMPIPFLAVQLLWLNLVTNGIQEIALAFEKGDLAVMKQPPRKPAESIFDRLMLQQVFTSAAVMTVITFSTWYYLIEIQGMEATHARTDVMMLMVLLQNFHVLNCRSEIRSLFTIPFSNNKLILVGVLLAQGVHILAAYIPGLNSTLQLEPVRMNEWLILLALAGSIVLVMELFKWIKRRHKGNEATRQ
- a CDS encoding GMC family oxidoreductase; protein product: MGDLQIKKNAKQYDVVIVGSGAGGGMATYILANAGLKVCLIEAGPMYDPRTNVTQFKNPWDSPRRGASTKFRPFGDFDACYWGWEIDGEPYTKANGTQWDWWRARMLGGRTNHWGRISLRFGPKDFKRKSIDGLGEDWPIGYEDIKPFYDRVDKLIGVFGTNEGLENDPDGIFLPPPKPRLHELMIKKAGTAAGVPVIPSRLSILTKALPGNKDRGECIFCAQCGRACSYAYADFSSSSVLIKPALATGNVDVVCDAMAREVLTDREGKATGVSYVNKNDMNEYQVNGRVVILAASACESARLLLNSKSARHPNGLANSSDVVGKYLHDSTGTAMGGVLPQLFGRKRYNEDGVGGMHVYSPWWGDNKKLDFPRGYHIEYWGGMGQPAYGVGWGTEGMNGKFAVNGQKKEAGGYGKSLKEDIRFFYGASVGMAGRGEALSLESNYCAIDPNVVDKYGIPVLKFNVKWSDHEIKQVKHMKETFREIMHNMGAVITWGDDGTAENNYGIDTPGKIIHEAGTVRMGNDAKRAALNKWSQAHDCKNLFCVDGGQFVSQADKNITWTILALSMRASEYIIDEMKKQNL
- a CDS encoding gluconate 2-dehydrogenase subunit 3 family protein; translated protein: MDRRKSLKALALGTLSAGVLLEACKDGDADKKAAEAKAATPASAIDRMKEEEAHYKAVTAQTFFTPAEMATITILGDIIIPKDEVSGSASDAKVPEFIEFIVKDMPEHQIPMRGGLRWLDIQCLKRYEKAFKDCSQQQQMEMVDEIAWPAKAKPDMAQGVAFFNLMRNLTATGFYTSEIGVKDIGYAGNKPNKWNGVPEDVLKQYNLAYTEKEIKECASYT
- the ychF gene encoding redox-regulated ATPase YchF — protein: MALQAGIVGLPNVGKSTLFNAVSNSAKAQASNYRFCTIEPNVGLVDVPDARLDKLAELVLPNRTVPTQIEIVDIAGLVRGASKGEGLGNQFLGNIREVDAIIHVIRCFEDDNVLRDEGAINPISDKEIIDTELQLKDLDSVERKIGRVEKAARTDPKMKAELDVLVRCKEYLQQGKSIRALGLSKEERAAIADMFLLTEKPVLYVANVDEASMHTGNKYSEALAKMAKEEGAGIIIMNNNIEAQIAEMEDPADRQLFMEEYKMTEPALNRLITSAYKLLNLYTYFTAGVQEVRAWTIHQGWKAPQAAGVIHTDFEKGFIKAEVIAYNDFVQYGSESAAREVGKLRIEGKEYIVKDGDVMHFRFNV